The Coccidioides posadasii str. Silveira chromosome 3, complete sequence genome contains a region encoding:
- a CDS encoding uncharacterized protein (SECRETED:SignalP(1-28)~EggNog:ENOG410PKBQ~COG:S) has protein sequence MARSCSPLFITFAIACVILFAAFNSDNGASLKKAASSLSKQSAFNGDLVAKLGLYERLWIENINGRKKMKAFYDNNKGKDRKFPKGYSAPYTLYDFVYPAFNCPYELERVGREGDGGKWVCGMSRYEANKNRPCIVYSFGVSDDSAFEDAVLRRTNCEIWGYDFSVGSWAKNLDQSNASRAHFLQAGISNVTDTDRSPPFYSVKDLMKMNGHNYIDIMKMDIEGSEFGALTSFLTDFQDQDLPLGQLLVETHVWEATPQTNYLLPRSLSEWLGFWEHLESRGLREVSVEPNLLGNTWYGSPVFAEVTLINIFDKKSLLVN, from the exons ATGGCTCGGTCTTGTAGCCCTCTTTTTATCACATTCGCTATTGCATGTGTCATTCTTTTTGCAGCATTTAATTCTGATAATGGGGCATCACTCAAGAAGGCTGCTAGTTCTTTGAGCAAGCAGAGCGCCTTCAATGGTGACTTGGTTGCCAAACTTGGACTATATGAGCGGTTATGGATAGAGAATATCAACGGTcggaagaagatgaaggcCTTCTATGATAATAATAAGGGAAAGGATCGGAA ATTCCCGAAGGGATACTCTGCCCCATATACACTTTATGATTTTGTCTACCCAGCTTTTAATTGCCCTTACGAACTCGAACGTGTTGGTAGAGAAGGCGATGGCGGAAAGTGGGTTTGCGGCATGAGCCGATACGAAGCAAATAAGAATAGACCCTGCATCGTCTATTCCTTCGGCGTGAGCGATGATTCTGCTTTTGAGGATGCCGTCCTGCGTCGTACCAACTGCGAGATATGGGGATACGACTTCTCAGTCGGCTCGTGGGCAAAGAACCTTGATCAATCAAATGCCTCCCGCGCTCATTTCCTTCAGGCTGGAATCAGCAATGTGACTGACACGGACCGTTCTCCGCCATTTTATTCCGTGAAGGACTTGATGAAAATGAATGGTCACAATTACATTGACATTATGAAAATGGACATCGAGGGATCAGAATTCGGTGCCCTCACTTCATTTTTGACCGATTTCCAGGATCAGGACCTCCCACTCGGACAGCTTCTGGTCGAGACACATGTGTGGGAAGCCACGCCCCAGACCAATTACTTGCTTCCACGGAGTCTTTCGGAATGGCTTGGATTTTGGGAACATTTGGAGTCAAGGGGACTCAGGGAGGTTTCAGTTGAGCCGAATCTGCTTGGCAACACTTGGTATGGGAGCCCGGTGTTTGCTGAG GTTACCTTGATCAATATCTTCgacaagaagagtttgcTTGTGAATTAA
- a CDS encoding uncharacterized protein (EggNog:ENOG410PIMY~COG:G~TransMembrane:13 (o6-26i47-65o85-104i116-139o145-164i185-206o212-229i264-286o306-327i347-370o376-398i410-428o440-459i)) gives MAVDLYLVSLAAWVLANATIAFRRWDGKRSDVKISDTVRNAANQTELNLKYTYFVVYILVVASDWLQGPYLYPLYKQTLQLPENIVAALFSTGFVSGALSATFVGSLADRYGRRKACLFFCVIYSLSCLLTVSPSSVYLLFLGRLLGGIGTTLLFTVFETWLVAEFHRLELEKEGAELNDLLGTMTILNTIVAVASGLLSELLVGWTESKRSPFLASIFCLGLAFFAILRKWGENYGDEKVLKGDSSATHLMDGISAVIKDGRVLTLGIASTIFEGTMYLFVVFWSPAIISAERAADTSVPQNPPFGLIFASFMAAMMFGSQVFAYLMRPSSSQLPLEQGNSPPPALVRSSCLLKVLLPVASSCLSWSVLCPTRTSTLWAFCLYEMTIGVYFPSMGVLKSVLVDDRHRASIYALFRVPLNIFVVAGLALTKEGEGYRNTVFLSCSALLLAAMGFAHLFLKH, from the exons ATGGCGGTGGATCTTTACCTTGTGAGCTTGGCAGCATGGGTGCTGGCGAACGCAACAATCGCCTTCAGGCGATGGGACGGCAAACGTTCTGATGTCAAGATCTCGGATACGGTCCGCAATGCCGCGAATCAGACAGAATTAAACCTCAAGTACACATATTTTGTCGTTTATATACTTGTTGTCGCTTCGGACTGGTTGCAG GGTCCGTATCTCTACCCGCTCTATAAACAAACGCTCCAGCTCCCCGAGAACATTGTCGCAGCTCTCTTCTCTACCGGCTTCGTTTCAGGAGCACTTAGCGCCACATTcgtgggcagtcttgctgaTCGCTATGGAAGACGGAAGGCctgccttttcttttgtgtGATATACAGTCTGTCATGTCTGCTCACGGTTTCCCCGAGCTCAGTTTACCTTTTGTTTTTGGGCAGACTGCTCGGGGGCATTGGGACCACGCTGCTTTTCACGGTGTTTGAAACATGGTTAGTCGCCGAGTTTCACCGATTGGAACTGGAGAAAGAAGGCGCCGAATTGAATGACCTTCTCGGCACTATGACTATATTGAATACCATCGTTGCTGTTGCTTCGGGGCTGCTGAGTGAGCTTCTTGTGGGATGGACTGAAAGTAAACGGTCGCCTTTTCTGGCAAGCATTTTCTGCCTGGGTCTAGCATTTTTTGCCATTCTTAGGAAATGG GGTGAAAACTATGGCGATGAAAAGGTTCTGAAAGGCGACTCCAGCGCTACTCATTTAATGGACGGTATTTCGGCTGTGATAAAAG ACGGTCGCGTTCTGACCCTAGGAATTGCTTCCACCATTTTCGAAGGAACAATGTATCTATTTGTCGTGTTCTGGTCCCCTGCAATAATCTCGGCTGAGCGGGCAGCGGACACGTCCGTTCCTCAAAACCCTCCTTTTGGGCTGATATTCGCCAGTTTCATGGCAGCCATGATGTTTGGTTCTCAGGTCTTCGCATATCTCATGCGACCTTCGTCTTCTCAACTACCCCTGGAGCAGGGCAATTCCCCTCCTCCTGCATTGGTACGATCAAGCTGTTTGCTAAAAGTTCTTCTTCCAGTCGCAAGTAGCTGTCTTTCTTGGAGTGTCTTGTGTCCCACGAGAACATCGACGTTGTGGGCTTTTTGCCTATATGAGATGACAATCGGCGTCTATTTCCCCAGTATGGGTGTTTTGAAAAGCGTACTGGTCGATGACAGGCACAGAGCAAGCATATATGCGCTTTTTAGGGTGCCCTTGAACATCTTTGTTGTTGCTGGGCTTGCGTTGACGAAAGAGG GAGAGGGGTATCGCAATACGGTGTTTCTAAGTTGCAGCGCACTGCTACTAGCAGCCATGGGATTTGCACATCTCTTCCTCAAGCATTGA
- a CDS encoding uncharacterized protein (EggNog:ENOG410PUCF~COG:K~TransMembrane:2 (o255-273i280-299o)): MPTPETDSPEPDTYWSQFLSVTCNEENIGHVLHSAGDMVSVSRENLEAVTRFDVFTSHTLDAPLPRHILRTHGVSLSFKAPHLMHAVIACSISHLLHVAPSYVPNVPAEYHWNRSISLFNKELNGPIDSTNIDAVLCTCMLPTTHAFTNGVDPNDTETWIFSPPGKSSNWLYVGGGLSAICQRAESDGHHSIWAPVFKLSDEFYRNAEFQIEDIPPAFRDLCGIGQTSDSSNNPYYFPLRTLSVLMRLEPSAANLSKLVIFFGQMLTGYCNLIQKKKPRALLILAYWFGLMCSADQWWIQDRVRSECRAISLACGHATSTQTLL, from the exons ATGCCGACCCCTGAGACTGATTCTCCAGAACCAGACACCTACTGGTCACAATTTCTCTCTGTCACTTGCAATGAAGAAAATATCGGCCATGTCCTGCACTCCGCTGGCGACATGGTGTCGGTGAGCCGTGAGAACCTTGAAGCGGTCACACGATTTGACGTCTTCACGTCGCATACGTTGGATGCGCCTCTTCCCCGACATATCTTGCGCACGCATGGTGTTTCACTGAGTTTTAAG GCACCCCATCTCATGCACGCAGTAATTGCATGTTCAATAAGCCATCTACTTCATGTGGCTCCATCCTATGTTCCCAATGTTCCTGCAGAGTACCACTGGAATCGCTCAATTTCTCTCTTCAATAAAGAGCTCAACGGACCCATCGACTCTACAAACATCGATGCCGTCCTGTGCACCTGCATGCTGCCCACTACCCATGCATTCACAAATGGCGTCGACCCTAATGACACCGAAACTTGGATTTTCTCTCCCCCAGGAAAAAGCTCCAATTGGCTCTACGTCGGCGGCGGCCTGTCAGCAATCTGCCAAAGAGCCGAAAGCGACGGCCATCACAGCATCTGGGCTCCAGTCTTCAAACTGAGTGACGAGTTCTACCGCAACGCTGAATTTCAAATTGAGGACATCCCGCCTGCATTTCGAGACTTGTGTGGAATTGGCCAAACCTCCGACTCCTCCAACAACCCGTATTATTTTCCTCTGCGCACCCTATCCGTCCTGATGCGTCTTGAACCATCGGCCGCCAATTTGTCCAAGTTGGTTATTTTCTTCGGACAGATGCTGACAGGATACTGCAATCTCATccagaaaaaaaaacctaGAGCGCTCCTTATATTGGCTTATTGGTTCGGTCTTATGTGCAGTGCGGATCAATGGTGGATACAGGATAGAGTCAGGTCGGAATGTCGGGCCATTT CCTTAGCATGTGGGCATGCTACAAGCACTCAAACGCTCTTATGA